The Leadbetterella byssophila DSM 17132 DNA window TCTTGCCGTTAAATTCTTTTGTAATATTCTCTACAACTGTATGCCCGAAGATAATCTTGTCAGCTTGATAAAATTTTAGTACTTCGTTGAGTTCATTCTCTTTGATTTTGTCGTAGTATTTGTAGTCTTGTGCAAGACCGCGATACCAATAAACACCTTTTTTGCCTGTAATAAAGTTCTCTACTTTGTTATTTTCTTCTTCATCATAAAGATTTTTGTCCCAATTATTTCTTGCGATTTGGTTAATGTCAGAAAGTGAAACGTTGTATTTTAAAATCTCTGGACTTATACCTGCGTGAACAAATATATAGTTGCCAATCTTTTCAATAACATTTTTAGAACGCAACCACTTTCCTAGTTCTGTTTTGTTGGAATACATAAATTTTGTAGCTACTCTCAGGCTATCATTATTACTTATAAGTTGTGCAACACGTTTATACTTTTTCTTATTATAATTCGCATTACCTTGGAAATTCATTATTTCGTGGTTGCCTAAAATATAATGTAATTTTCCGCCTTGCTTTTGGGCTTGATTTTCAATTTTATAGATTAACCACAAAACTTGTGTTACATTTTCGCCTCTGTCCACGAAATCTCCGTTTAAAAGCAAATGTCCATTGCCAAAAGTCCAATTGAAGTTTTTATCAATTACTCCATTGTTGATAAGGAAACTTGAAAAGCCGTCAAAATTTCCTTCAATGTCAGAAATGACAATCAATTTTTCAGGCAATTCATAAAAATCAGGTTCGGAAGTTATGCTATCTTTAAGCTGAAATGTAAATAGGTCATTATCTGAATTATTTACTCTTACTACAAGTTTTTCCTTTCTGTTGATATTTTTGTTTAGTAATTTATTTTCTTTTGTTACTTCGTAAAGTTGATTATCAATTATATAAGGTCCGTCTATACCATTAAGGTTAAAAGTTTTCTTTTCCCAAATTAGAAAACGTCCTTTTTCTTCGTCAAATCCAAGAATAGTTTTGTCAGGTGTGTTGATGCTACCGTCAGTAAATCTTACAAGAATTACAGCGGTCAGAATTGAAAGGATTATAATCCCAAAAAGCCATTTTAATATTTTACGTACGGTCTTCATAATATGTCAGCTAACGGTTTGCGGCTTGGCGTAGTGGGGGCTTTTACCACAAAACTTTCCTACGAAGCCGAAAGCTCAAATTTAGTACAAATGTTCATACGAAGCACGTCCCCCACCATTACGCCAAACCGATGTTAGCAGCCGTCTTTTTTCAATTTTTTTTAATATAGTCAATAAATTTTACCTGCGGTTTTCCTAAGTCCTGCCACGTTTTTTCGGCTTCAAATTTTTCGGGATAGTTGTTCAATGCTTCAATAATGTTTGCACCATAGTTGAACTTGTTCGTAAACTTCCCAAAGAATTTTAGCAGTCCAACCGGTGCTTTCATAATCTTAACTTTTTTCTTTGTGTAATTGTCAACGTAAAACTTAGCGGCTTCGTCTGCGGTGTAACCGTCTTGTCCTTGCACAACATAGTCGTGGTTTCCGTTGTCAAGTTGAAACGCTTTTACAACTTGTTTGCCGTAGTCGCTACCCGAAATCAGAAACATTTTATGTTTGGAAGTTCCTGCAAGTACAATGTTGTTACC harbors:
- a CDS encoding metallophosphoesterase, with the protein product MKTVRKILKWLFGIIILSILTAVILVRFTDGSINTPDKTILGFDEEKGRFLIWEKKTFNLNGIDGPYIIDNQLYEVTKENKLLNKNINRKEKLVVRVNNSDNDLFTFQLKDSITSEPDFYELPEKLIVISDIEGNFDGFSSFLINNGVIDKNFNWTFGNGHLLLNGDFVDRGENVTQVLWLIYKIENQAQKQGGKLHYILGNHEIMNFQGNANYNKKKYKRVAQLISNNDSLRVATKFMYSNKTELGKWLRSKNVIEKIGNYIFVHAGISPEILKYNVSLSDINQIARNNWDKNLYDEEENNKVENFITGKKGVYWYRGLAQDYKYYDKIKENELNEVLKFYQADKIIFGHTVVENITKEFNGKTINTDVKHGQEKNSAKTKGLLIQNGIEYKINGKGTKTKI